Proteins encoded by one window of Panicum virgatum strain AP13 chromosome 7N, P.virgatum_v5, whole genome shotgun sequence:
- the LOC120682964 gene encoding uncharacterized protein LOC120682964 → MRPPQTPIPPWGSKSRWYMTPTPLSPSFSRHRFQGTAAAASEKPRVTLFEWWLERVEGDDQKVAIAGKFESYLLLASDRNQTVYEFGSATIAKRHEACVLETEGGILLLIYGTLNRSRMLAGGYSSEVYEKFKIGFPYCWEYCIQLYPKVAQTGLDSAINENAAVSNDGGERHEAARNEAYNVETDLIACRALRERDDGGIDTNASLVHIVECANDASNEEADNATPTSTCDLGIAQHVALSKKAEVNENVPTFVCLDVQNSSDLPNGTSRFQECACDGDIATNENAAASNDDGEKDEDVYNDVNNVVINLTASRALSESDDGDVDINASLVLNWECANDASNEEADNPPSRSKKRDPVIPLNTQGCEKTQHTALSKKAAVDEEMLTSVCLDVQNSSDLSNGTPTFEKNTCFGDIPTNEDAAALNGNSERCTAVSEEVNSVETGLTVGSTIRESDHDGIATNVSSAPTVECTNDAIDEGVDNTSLLGCKKTPVASLKSQGCQEKHQHTPSNDKPSGPPKKQRSALEKLQGATRSPFISPVPYPRESPLTRGRAMSLSMSTPEDLKLRKTRSGRVVVPTLDAGCQRIVYDMDGMITGVIGLDSPLPKGSKLKTARRKRG, encoded by the exons ATGCGGCCCCCGCAGACCCCCATTCCGCCGTGGGGGTCCAAATCTCGCTGGTACATGACGCCGACGCCGCTCAGCCCTTCCTTCTCACGACATCGGTTCCAaggcactgccgccgccgcctccgagaaACCCCGC GTCACGCTGTTCGAGTGGTGGCTGGAGAGAGTGGAAGGGGATGACCAGAAGGTCGCCATCGCAGGGAAATTTGAAAG TTATCTGTTACTCGCTTCTGACAGGAATCAAACAGTCTACGAATTCGGTTCTGCAACCATTGCAAAGCGCCACGAAGCTTGCGTTCTTGAAACTGAAGGTGGAATTCTACTTCTCATCTATGGCACACTCAACCGTTCGCGGATGCTAGCCGGCGGATACTCAAGTGAG GTCTATGAAAAGTTCAAGATCGGATTTCCATACTGCTGGGAATATTGCATCCAGCTTTATCCCAAGGTGGCACAAACAGGATTGGATAGTGCTATAAATGAAAATGCTGCTGTCTCAAATGATGGCGGAGAAAGACATGAAGCTGCACGTAATGAGGCGTATAATGTGGAAACAGACTTGATTGCATGCAGAGCTTTAAGAGAAAGAGATGATGGTGGCATAGATACTAATGCATCTTTAGTGCATATAGTGGAGTGTGCTAATGATGCTAGCAATGAAGAGGCAGATAATGCTACACCCACAAGTACAT GCGATCTGGGAATAGCTCAGCATGTTGCATTGAGTAAGAAGGCAGAAGTAAATGAAAATGTGCCAACTTTTGTTTGTTTAGACGTGCAAAACTCCTCCGATCTTCCAAATGGAACATCAAGATTTCAGGAATGCGCTTGTGATGGTGATATTGCAACAAATGAAAATGCTGCTGCCTCAAATGATGATGGAGAAAAAGATGAAGATGTATATAATGATGTGAATAATGTGGTAATAAACTTGACTGCCAGTAGAGCTTTAAGCGAAAGCGATGATGGTGATGTTGATATTAATGCATCTTTAGTGCTTAACTGGGAGTGTGCTAATGATGCTAGTAATGAAGAGGCAGACAATCCTCCATCCAGAA GCAAAAAGAGAGATCCAGTGATTCCATTGAATACTCAAGGTTGTGAAAAAACTCAGCACACAGCATTGAGTAAGAAGGCAGCAGTAGATGAAGAAATGCTAACTTCAGTATGTTTAGATGTGCAAAACTCTTCTGATCTGTCAAATGGGACACCAACATTTGAGAAAAACACTTGCTTTGGTGATATTCCAACAAATGAAGATGCTGCAGCTTTGAATGGTAACAGTGAAAGATGTACAGCTGTATCCGAGGAGGTGAATAGCGTTGAAACAGGCTTGACTGTGGGCAGCACTATAAGAGAAAGCGATCATGATGGAATTGCTACTAATGTTTCTTCAGCTCCTACAGTGGAATGTACTAATGATGCAATCGATGAAGGGGTAGACAATACTTCACTCTTAG GTTGTAAAAAAACTCCAGTGGCTTCTTTGAAGAGTCAAGGCTGCCAGGAAAAACATCAGCACACACCTTCAAATGACAAG CCTTCAGGCCCACCAAAGAAGCAAAGGTCTGCACTTGAGAAGTTGCAGGGTGCTACAAGATCTCCATTCATCAGCCCAGTTCCATAT CCCCGTGAGTCTCCGCTTACTCGTGGTAGGGCCATGTCATTGTCAATGTCCACACCTGAAGATCTCAAACTGAGAAAAACCAGATCGG GTCGTGTAGTTGTACCCACTTTGGATGCAGGATGCCAAAGGATTGTCTATGACATG GACGGCATGATTACTGGTGTCATCGGTCTGGATTCACCATTGCCCAAAG GGAGCAAGCTGAAAacggcgaggaggaagagaggctGA